ATCGCGCGGATCAGCACGAACGGGGCGGTCGGCAGCGGCGTGTACATCGGCGATCGGTATGTCATCACCGCCGCCCACGTGGTGCTGGATACGAACGGCCTGCCCAGGCAAGGGTCCCTTATCTCGGTGGAATTAGACAGCCAGCGCATCACTCGCCGAGCAACGCTCACCGGATGGGACAGGAACATGGATATCGCTATCCTTCGCCTGGAGAGCGAGCCGGGGACGCCTGTCGCGGCCCAGAGCTTTCGCAGAACAGCCCTGGACGGGGCGGGAGAGATCATCTTTGCCGTGGGCTATCCCCAAGGGACAACGGGCGCGCCGGTCATCACCCAGGGCGTCATCTCGCGCTACGTGCTGGATACCACGCAGCCGCCGCCGGTGGGGCGCGTAATGCAGTATGACGCGGCCACAGCGCAGGGAGGCAGCGGCTCCCCGGTCTTCGATGCAGGCGGGAAGATCGTGAGCATCGTCCAAACGATCAACGTCACGTCCAGCGGGTCAGGGATCGGCCTGGCGCGAGGCATCGTCTCCGACGAGATCATGGACGTGCTCGAGCAGCTGAAGGCAGGAGCGCAGCGATAGGTTAGGCAGCGCCGAGGGTGACGCGGACGATGCGCTTCTCCAGGCTGAGCGCCACTTCGCGCACCACGGTTTTGCGCTCCACCTTGCCCAGGGCCACCACATAGGCCACGCCCATCACCCGGCCGATGCGGAAGTCAATGATCGTGGAACTGATCGTGCCGATGGGCCCCTGCTCAACGGCCACCATGCCGGCCGAGATATCCGTGAAGCCCTGGGGCTCATAGGGCTCCGCCGCAAGGAGCTTCCGGCTCGTATCGTACTCAGAGCCGATGTGCTCGACGAACTGCTTGATGAAGATATCGCTCATCCACCGCGCCACGCCGTCATGGTCGTCGAACAGGTGGACAACGGTGGCGATGGCGACATCCGTGCCGATGGAGAGCGCGTTAGCCGCGAGGGGATTGCCGAACTCCTTGACGTGCCCTGTGATGCGGCCGATCTTCCGCAGGCTCGCCGCCGTGTTGCCGGGGAAGCCGTGGGAGGCCATGAAGTGGTTGTCCAAGGCGCTCTCCCGTACCGGGCGGAACTGGCGGTAGGCGGCGGGCAGGTCGCCCTGGCCGAGAAGCATCTTCGGAAGGTCTTCCGTGATGAGGCCGTAGGTGGCGCGGGCGAGTGCCGTAGACATGATGCAGTCATTGTACGTCACCGTGCCAATCGAGAGCGCCCTACCCCAGCCCCCTCGCCCGGTACTGCAGCGCCTCCGCCACATGCGCGGCAGAGATGCCCTCCTCACCCGCCACATCGGCGATGGTGCGGCAGAGCTTCAGCACCCGGTGGAAGGCGCGTGCCGAAAGATTGAACCGCTCCATCGCCGCCTGGATGAGCCGCTGGCCTGCCTCGTCCAGCGTGCAGTGCTGGCGCGCCTCCACCGGCGACATATCGGCGTTGGTGAGGCACGCCGTCCCCGCAAAGCGCGTCCGCTGGCGCGCCCGGGCCGCCTCCACCCGCTGGCGTATCGCCTCCGACGACTCCGCAGGCGCGTCCGAGACGAGCTTTTCGTACTCCACTCGGGGCACCTGGACAAAAAGATCAATCCTATCGAGCAGAGGCCCGCTGATGCGCCGCTGGTACCGGGAGACGCTCACCGGCGAGCAGGTGCATTCGCGCACCGGGTCGCCGTGGAAGCCGCAGGGGCACGGGTTCATCGCCCCCACCATGATGAGGTTCGTCGGGTACGTCACCGTGCCGTTGACGCGGCTGATGGTCACGACCTTGTCCTCCAAGGGCTGTCGCAGCACCTCCAGCGTCGCCTGCCCGAACTCCGGCAGTTCGTCGAGAAAGAGAACGCCGCGATGGCTCAGGGTGATCTCCCCAGGCCGTGGTATCTTCCCTCCGCCCACGAGCGCCGCATTGCTGATAGTGTAGTGCGGCGCTCGGAACGGCCGCTGGGTCACCAGCGGCATATCCGGCGGAAGCAGCCCCGCGATGCTGTAGAGCTTGGTCACCTCCAGGGCCTCCTGGGGTGTCAGAGCGGGCAAGATGCCCGGGAGCGCCCGGGCCATGAGCGTCTTGCCGCTGCCCGGCGGCCCTACCATCAGGATGTTGTGGCCGCCGCTTGCCGCCAACTCCAGGGCGCGCTTGCCGTGGTCTTGCCCCTTGATGTGCGCGAAGTCTATGAGGGCGCTGCTCGGCACGCAGCGGATATCGCTTAAGGGCCTCGGAGGGACAGCGGACAGCGGCTTCAGACCGTGAACATGGTCAACCACATCGCCCAGGCGCTCGGCAGGGTAGACCGTGACCCCCTCGATGAGGGCTGCCTCCGCCGCGTCAACGGCGGGGACGATCACTTTGCGCACGCCGCGCTCCACCGCCACGGCGACCATCGGAAGGATGGACTGGGTGTGGCGCAGGCTGCCGTCCATGGAGAGCTCGCCGACGAGGAGCGTGTCACGCAGGTCGCCGTGGACCTGGTTGGATGCGGCCAGGATGGCGACGGCGATGGGCAGATCGAAGGCAGGGCCTTCCTTGTGCACATCGGCAGGGGCAAGATTGACAGAGACGCGCGTGCCGGGGAATCGAAAGCCGGAGTTCTTGATGGCGCCGCGCACCCGCTCCCGGGCCTCCTGGATGGCGACGTCCGTCATCCCCACGATCAGCACCTTCGGCAGGCCGCCGGTGACGATCGCCTCC
The nucleotide sequence above comes from Chloroflexota bacterium. Encoded proteins:
- a CDS encoding trypsin-like peptidase domain-containing protein, producing MTLRAQKTADNADGCGRAARTLLVATALCLALAACGGDEDEGLPGTPRPTPTPTIDPVQATVDAKIRLAIASIPTATPIVFPTFPPFPTPIPTPTPIVFPTFPPTATPVPTATPQPSAAAIYGQVRAAIARISTNGAVGSGVYIGDRYVITAAHVVLDTNGLPRQGSLISVELDSQRITRRATLTGWDRNMDIAILRLESEPGTPVAAQSFRRTALDGAGEIIFAVGYPQGTTGAPVITQGVISRYVLDTTQPPPVGRVMQYDAATAQGGSGSPVFDAGGKIVSIVQTINVTSSGSGIGLARGIVSDEIMDVLEQLKAGAQR
- a CDS encoding YifB family Mg chelatase-like AAA ATPase, which encodes MLGQVRSCVVTGLEGSLVDVEAIVTGGLPKVLIVGMTDVAIQEARERVRGAIKNSGFRFPGTRVSVNLAPADVHKEGPAFDLPIAVAILAASNQVHGDLRDTLLVGELSMDGSLRHTQSILPMVAVAVERGVRKVIVPAVDAAEAALIEGVTVYPAERLGDVVDHVHGLKPLSAVPPRPLSDIRCVPSSALIDFAHIKGQDHGKRALELAASGGHNILMVGPPGSGKTLMARALPGILPALTPQEALEVTKLYSIAGLLPPDMPLVTQRPFRAPHYTISNAALVGGGKIPRPGEITLSHRGVLFLDELPEFGQATLEVLRQPLEDKVVTISRVNGTVTYPTNLIMVGAMNPCPCGFHGDPVRECTCSPVSVSRYQRRISGPLLDRIDLFVQVPRVEYEKLVSDAPAESSEAIRQRVEAARARQRTRFAGTACLTNADMSPVEARQHCTLDEAGQRLIQAAMERFNLSARAFHRVLKLCRTIADVAGEEGISAAHVAEALQYRARGLG